A single region of the Chrysoperla carnea chromosome 5, inChrCarn1.1, whole genome shotgun sequence genome encodes:
- the LOC123300108 gene encoding mitochondrial fission process protein 1-like encodes MAKGKGKDDKKKGKGEEESKEEKPKESEKAPDFFRHPYVRYLAYAPEFGNALATFSPCHFGKFWCYFNKITQTYILLDSLSKGNAAYLQNKADEQQAEKPHPIMVALDRYVWHMFASVILPRYSLYGIRQSLIKFSNFARICQEPIRTYFVTALALASIPVIIKPIDELTDHIMDNSFRKIYGLGDKPDDKDKKDEDKDDKDSKKDKKKK; translated from the exons ATG GCTAAGGGAAAAGGGAAAGATGACAAGAAGAAAGGAAAAGGCGAAGAAGAATCAAAAGAAGAAAAGCCAAAAGAATCAGAAAAAGCACCAGACTTTTTCCGTCATCCATATGTTCGATATTTAG CCTATGCCCCTGAATTTGGAAATGCTTTAGCAACTTTTTCACCTTGTCATTTCGGTAAATTTTGGtgctattttaacaaaataacacagACCTACATCTTATTGGATTCGCTTTCAAAAGGAAATGCTGCTTATTTACAG AATAAAGCAGACGAACAACAAGCCGAAAAGCCGCATCCAATAATGGTGGCTTTAGATCGATATGTTTGGCACATGTTTGCTTCCGTTATTCTACCACGATACTCACTTTATGGAATACGccaaagtttaataaaattttccaattttgcaAGAATCTGTCAAGAACCCATTCGaacatattttgtaacagcATTGGCATTAGCATCAATACCAGTAATTATAAAGCCAATTGATGAACTAACAGACCATATTATGGATAATTCATTTAGAAAGATATATGGGCTGGGTGACAAACCAGACGACAAAGATAAAAAGGACGAAGATAAAGATGATAAGGATAGCAAGAaggataaaaagaaaaaataa
- the LOC123300106 gene encoding mitochondrial fission process protein 1-like, producing the protein MGDKSKGGGDAGGGGAKANDVFRDPFIRYLAYVGEIGRSLSTFSCPVSKNLSFFTGLTSTYILADTVRTGYMAFKDNQGAGKEDKKDDKKEDKDDKDDKKKKGKDQKKGKDDKKDEKEEKPPPPPGPKPIAAAFDRYTWHMLASLLIPSYTLGGVRNGVDRFMCFLKVPRPLRTYAVAFSALTLIPLIIRPIDMLSDHILDVSLRKIYSPPPPPSPPPKEEEDDKKDKKKKK; encoded by the exons ATGGGCGACAAATCAAAAGGAGGCGGTGATGCTGGTGGTGGAGGGGCGAAGGCTAACGATGTATTTAGAGACCCGTTTATTCGATATTTAG caTACGTTGGTGAAATTGGCAGATCTTTAAGTACATTTTCATGCCCTGTTAgcaaaaatttatcgttttttaCGGGCCTTACATCAACTTACATTTTAGCCGATACCGTTCGTACAGGCTACATGGCATTcaag gACAATCAGGGTGCTGGAAAAGAAGATAAAAAAGACGATAAAAAGGAAGACAAAGATGATAAAGATGACAAGAAAAAGAAAGGAAAAGATCAAAAGAAAGGGAAAGACGACAAAAAAGATGAAAAGGAAGAAAAACCACCACCGCCTCCCGGTCCAAAACCCATCGCTGCAGCATTTGATCGATATACATGGCATATGCTAGCTTCATTATTAATACCATCATATACTTTAGGGGGTGTACGCAATGGAGTCGATCGTTTTATGTGTTTCTTAAAAGTACCCAGGCCGTTAAGAACATATGCTGTAGCTTTCAGTGCACTTACATTAATTCCTCTAATTATCAGACCCATTGACATGTTGTCTGATCATATATTAGACGTCTCTCTTAGGAAAATATATAGCCCACCACCACCTCCTTCTCCACCTCCAAAGGAAGAAGAAGATGACAAAAAGgataaaaagaagaagaaataa
- the LOC123300109 gene encoding mitochondrial fission process protein 1-like → MTKEDSIMTNKEKVQHEYDIYKDSPVRLLGYANEVGEAFRNQFGSGLWIKATYGIAVAYVIADALDKTVKTYRRKHDIGQTALVGTDTLIWQLLASVAIPGYTINRLCAVTNKLIKKRTKLPSKTRSAIVSFVGLAAIPIILKPIDHLSDKILDITLRKITDSKE, encoded by the exons atgACCAAGGAGGATTCTATAATGACGAATAAAGAGAAAGTACAACACGAATATGACATTTATAAAGATTCACCAGTCAGGTTATTAG gaTACGCAAATGAAGTTGGTGAAGCTTTTCGAAATCAATTCGGAAGTGGTTTGTGGATTAAAGCTACGTATGGAATTGCTGTCGCGTATGTGATAGCCGATGCATTGGACAAAACAGTTAAAACTTAtcga CGAAAGCATGACATAGGACAAACAGCACTAGTTGGTACCGATACATTAATATGGCAGTTATTGGCATCTGTAGCAATTCCTGGATACACTATAAATCGTTTATGTGCGGTCACCAATAAACTTATAAAGAAACGTACAAAATTACCGAGTAAAACTCGCAGTGCAATAGTCAGTTTTGTAGGATTAGCAGCAATACCCATCATATTAAAACCAATCGATCATCTAAGTGataaaatattagatataaCACTTCGAAAGATTACTGATTCAAAAGAATAA
- the LOC123300447 gene encoding beta-ureidopropionase — MSNKTEIESLEQILNEHIPNDKLQEVKRILYGKELKQLPIQHLHLEDDLDVQGYAFECPLESTRSPRIVRVAAIQNKICCPTTEPIIKQRQAIFDRIRAIIDIAGANNVNVLCLQEAWPMPFAFCTREKQPWCEFAESAEDGPSTEFLKQLAIKYNMVIINSILERDEKHGDTIWNTAVVINNYGKVIGKHRKNHIPRVGDFNESTYYYEGNTGHPVFQTQYGKIAINICYGRHHPQNWMMFGLNGAEIVFNPSATVGNLSEPLWGIEARNAAIANSYYTVAINRVGTEEFPNEFTSGDGKPAHRNFGHFYGSSYISAPDGSRTPGLSRVQDGLLFADIDLNLCRQAKDNWGFRMTQRLDLYAESFSRAASQNFEPQIIYDTCSEK, encoded by the exons atgtcaaATAAAACGGAGATCGAAAGtttagaacaaattttaaatgaacacATACCTAATGATAAACTACAGGAAGTTAAAAGGATTCTTTATGGAAAAGAACTGAA ACAGTTGCCAATTCAACACCTACATCTTGAGGATGATTTAGACGTCCAAGGATACGCTTTCGAATGTCCATTAGAATCAACACGATCTCCAAGAATTGTAAGAGTAGCagcaattcaaaataaaatttgctgcCCCACAACTGAGccaattattaaacaaagacaAGCAATTTTTGATCGGATTCGTGCCATTATTGATATTGCTGGTGCTAATAATGTTAATGTTTTATGTTTGCAAGAAGCATGGC caatgcCCTTTGCATTTTGTACCCGAGAAAAACAACCATGGTGTGAGTTTGCAGAATCAGCTGAAGATGGTCCATCAACAGAATTTTTGAAACAG TTAGCTATTAAATACAATATGGTTATAATAAATTCCATTTTGGAGCGTGACGAAAAACATGGTGACACAATATGGAATACCGCAGTTGTAATCAATAACTACGGTAAAGTGATTGGTAAACACCGAAAAAATCACATACCTAGAGTTGGCGATTTTAATGAATCTACTTATTATTATGAAGGAAACACTGGACATCCAGTTTTTCAA ACACAATATggtaaaattgcaataaatatttgttatggtCGCCATCATCCTCAAAATTGGATGATGTTTGGATTAAATGGTGCTGAAATTGTATTCAATCCTTCGGCAACG GTTGGAAATTTGAGCGAACCATTATGGGGAATTGAAGCTAGAAACGCGGCTATAGCTAATAGTTATTATACTGTAGCAATTAATCGAGTAGGTACAGAAGAGTTCCCCAATGAATTTACATCAGGTGACGGTAAACCTGCACATCGTAATTTCGGACATTTTTATGGATCTAGTTACATTAGTGCCCCTGATGGTTCTCGAACTCCTGGTTTGTCACGAGTTCAAGATGGATTATTATTTGCAGATATTGATTTGAATTTATGCCGACAAGCTAAAGATAATTGGGGATTCAGA atgACACAACGTCTGGATTTGTATGCTGAATCATTTTCGAGAGCTGCAAGCCAAAATTTCGAGCCCCAAATAATTTACGACACTtgtagtgaaaaataa
- the LOC123301179 gene encoding zinc finger protein 600-like, whose translation METEQLLNFEDRLKIFNNLLPEKSNSLSKRRIFTKIPKFDKTEPDLNNYICDLCGKSFEREIQYYGHLQKHSGERNWKCEKCLENNTFRTQSQLREHEKQFHFQIREYKCSEEGCNKSYSRPSRLDYHNRRVHLNERNFDCKICDKRFFTGTDLKAHLNVHLGTNKKICEKCGQSFHHISNFLRHIRKHDGIKPYQCEKCDKRFSEITILRKHMLFHDKSYKDTKEPSNNGNDRKFYCYVCGKTFQYLQDVRQHEIIHEKDQNISCKSCLKSFSTIKEIKLHNCFLENSNNKNNESSDDREENSSLNLTSDWTQIMNGLLSQLDIDLETKHQNDLSDNFEDNTLILSPLKSINSSMDLTQMNLNNQLNELSDYQTERTELEINTDTDYSSENKLKSPLKNLVDIKDDFLKQNVCKICGAVFAHNSSMYRHLRNHSSNFVNCDYCDKKLTADSLYTHIRRVHKQEKNFVCSFTNCGKVFFKQADLVIHKRSHTKERPYKCRHCSKSFISSSHQLRHEKTHKKTV comes from the exons ATGGAAACagaacaattattaaattttgaagatcgtTTAAAg atttttaacaatttattaccCGAAAAATCTAATTCTCTCTCCAAAAGGcgcatatttacaaaaatcccAAAATTCGATAAGACAGAGCCagacttaaataattatatttgtgatTTATGTGGTAAAAGTTTTGAACGTGAAATACAATATTATGgacatttacaaaaacataGTGGGGAAAGAAATTGGAAATGTG AAAAATGTTTGGAAAACAATACCTTTAGAACTCAATCTCAATTAAGAGAACATGAAAAACAATTCCATTTTCAAATCAGGGAATATAAATGTTCAGAAGAAGGATGCAATAAAAGTTATAGTCGGCCTTCGCGTTTAGATTACCATAATCGGCGAGTAcatttaaatgaaagaaatttcGATTGTAAAATTTGCGATAAACGATTTTTTACTGGCACCGACCTAAAAGCCCATTTAAATGTACACCTAG GAACCAACAAGAAAATTTGCGAAAAATGTGGACAATCATTTCAtcatatttcgaattttttacgtcatatacgTAAACACGATGGTATTAAGCCGTATCAATGTGAGAAGTGTGATAAGCGCTTTagtgaaataacaattttaagaaaacatatgTTATTTCATgataaa tcATATAAGGATACAAAAGAACCCTCAAATAATGGCAacgatcgaaaattttattgttatgtatgtggaaaaacttttcaatatttgcAAGATGTTCGCCAACATGAAATTATTCATGAAAAAGATCAAAATATATCCTGTAAATCTTGTTTAAAA TCGTTTTCAACTATCAAAGAAATAAAGTTGCATAattgttttcttgaaaatagtaacaataaaaataatgaaagcaGTGATGATCGTGAggaaaattcatcattaaatttaacaagtgaTTGGACGCAGATTATGAATGGTTTATTATCACAATTAGACATTGATTTGGAAACTAAACATCAGAATGATTTATCGgataattttgaagataatacattaattttgaGTCCATTAAAATCTATCAACAGTTCTATGGATTTAACACAGatgaatttaaacaatcaattaaatgaattatcagATTATCAAACAGAGAGAACAGAATTGGAGATCAATACCGATACTGATTattcaagtgaaaataaattaaaaagtccATTGAAAAATTTAGTTGATATTAAAGATG attttcttaaacaaaatgTTTGTAAGATTTGTGGTGCAGTATTCGCTCATAACTCCTCGATGTATCGCCATCTACGAAATCATTcatcaaattttgtaaactgtgattattgtgataaaaaattaacagcCGATTCCCTTTATACACATATTAGACGTGTACATAAGcaggaaaaaaatttcgtttgttCGTTTACGAATTGTGGAAAGGTGTTTTTCAAACAAGCGGATTTAGTAATACATAAacg GAGTCATACAAAAGAAAGACCTTATAAATGCAGGCATTGTTCCAAATCTTTTATAAGCTCATCACATCAATTAAGACATGAAAAAACTCATAAAAAgactgtataa
- the LOC123299714 gene encoding squamous cell carcinoma antigen recognized by T-cells 3-like, producing MGIIFLVKMSNSNDEDILSEAGSMEVIPNNDSASSEDEDDEEKERELELQAEELEKRLQENYYDYAAYENLVKIRRQLTDIDGLRKTFEKFSAVYPLTGDLWLLWIKSEIAIANSETEIEKVTQLFEKAVQDYLSVNVWLEYVQFGLKNPNIEKIRELFERAISAAGLHVPQGSLIWDAYREFELAHLSLIADVQSEEWLIQAHRVASIFKRQLSVPLSDMEVTYEELQNWIKELPRKDEVITKLSDYEYIYEKSQRDFKKISPYEEDVMNAKNDIEKLDYYEKYIDYEGSYPNRVNILYERAVNDVPLNAEFWLKYCKHTVNLGTESLALNVCKRSVRNCSWNSSLWVYFLQTLEYFEKDHDTITKEFELGLVACSHDARSQLLLWLCYLEHCKRAVSSYLSKISESADGNAMETDTKKVELNEDYLRSVFTKANTHLYETWGAQGDPNCSISQFWARIEGSIFKDMEAARKIWTDIIKYGPKDTADLWLEFLNLEIRFGDAKHVRRAHLRALNATKDWPNKIADSWLNYERECGTIQTIMECNGKCFEVIEKWKKVKLERQTYDEIKSYEKQKTIKNNQNYEKKHDKNDNRNTDRKRKSEYKEPEERVTKKTKSIESELNAISKLNMEEKSAEKQNQRNDKGYQPPVEMDPETESRTVFVSNLDYAVDEDRLTQFFGTVKSLRLVKDFKGRSKGFGYVELNSAKEVDEVLKRDRERLDDRPVFISRCKTAKEKREQAFKYSTTREQHKLFVKGLPLKITQEEIEKIFAPHGKIKDIRMVCYRNGHFKGIAYVEFEQVADASRALIKTDNTEIDGHVISVAISAPPQRNLKDAGDTGYKEPGIRKSRIQIPLVPTIVQKKVVQSSTNDTENKPKSNDDFRKMLLK from the exons atgggaataatttttttagtaaagatGTCAAATTCAAATGATGAAGATATTTTATCTGAAGCTGGAAGTATGGAAGTAATACCAAATAATGATTCAGCATCGTCAGAAGATGAAGATGACGAAGAAAAG GAGCGTGAATTAGAATTACAAGCTGAGGAATTAGAAAAGAGACTTCAGgagaattattatgattatgccgcatatgaaaatttagttaaaattcgCAGGCAATTAACTGACATCGATGGATTAcggaaaacatttgaaaaattcagTGCAGTGTATCCATTAACTGGTGATTTATGGCTTTTGTGGATTAAAAGCGAAATAGCAATTGCAAATTCAGAAACCGAAATTGAAAAAGTTACTCAACTATTTGAAAAAGCTGTTCAAGATTATTTGT CGGTTAATGTCTGGTTGGAGTATGTccaatttggattaaaaaaccctaatatcgaaaaaatacGCGAATTATTTGAACGAGCAATAAGTGCAGCAGGACTGCATGTACCACAAGGTAGTCTTATTTGGGACGCATATCGAGAATTTGAACTTGCTCATTTAAGTTTGATAGCTGATGTTCAATCCGAAGAATGGTTAATACAAGCTCATCGTGTAGCTTCCATATTCAAACGACAACTTTCAGTTCCATTGAGTGACATGGAAGTAACTTACGAAGAATTACAGAATTGGATTAAAGAACTACCACGAAAAGATGAAGTTATCACAAAGTTATCAGATTATGAATATATATACGAAAAATCGCaaagagattttaaaaaaatctcaccGTATGAAGAGGATGTAATGAATGCGAAAAATGATATAGAAAAATTGgattattatgaaaagtatataGATTATGAAGGTTCATATCCAAATCGTGTTAATATTCTGTATGAAAGGGCTGTAAATGATGTTCCATTAAATGCAgaattttggttaaaatattgtaaacataCTGTAAACTTAGGTACAGAATCATTAGCATTAAATGTATGTAAACGTTCTGTTCGTAATTGTTCGTGGAATTCTAGTCTTtgggtttattttttacaaacattagAGTATTTTGAAAAAGACCACGATACG ATAACAAAAGAATTCGAATTGGGTCTTGTAGCTTGTAGTCATGATGCAAGATCCCAGCTTTTACTATGGTTATGTTATTTGGAACATTGTAAGCGAGCAGTCTCCTcatatttatcgaaaatttctGAATCGGCAGATGGAAATGCAATGGAAACTGATACGAAAAAAGTTGAATTGAATGAAGACTACTTACGTAGTGTATTTACGAAAGCAAATACGCATTTATACGAAACTTGGGGTGCGCAAGGCGATCCAAACTGTTCAATTTCACA gtTTTGGGCAAGAATTGAAGGCTCTATATTTAAAGACATGGAAGCTGCCAGGAAAATATGGactgatattataaaatatggtcCTAAAGATACGGCAGATCTATggttagaatttttaaatttagaaattcgATTTGGTGATGCTAAACATGTTCGTCGAGCTCATCTTCGGGCATTAAATGCTACTAAG GATTGGCCGAATAAAATTGCTGATTCGTGGTTAAATTATGAACGTGAATGCGGAACAATACAAACAATAATGGAATGTAATGGTAAATGCTTTGAAGTTATAGAAAAATGGAAGAAAGTTAAACTTGAACGACAAACCTACgatgaaataaaatcatatgaaaaacaaaaaactataaaaaataatcaaaactatgaaaaaaaacatgataaaaatGACAATCGTAACACAGATAGAAAACGTAAATCTGAGTATAAAGAACCCGAAGAACGTGtaactaaaaaaactaaatcaattGAAAGTGAATTAAATGCCATATCGAAATTAAACATGGAGGAAAAAAGTGcggaaaaacaaaatcaaagaaATGATAAAGGATATCAACCACCAGTTGAAATGGATCCAGAAACAGAAAGTCGTACAGTATTTGTGAGTAATTTAGATTATGCTGTTGATGAAGATCGATTAACGCAATTTTTCGGTACAGTGAAAAGTTTGCGATTGGTTAAAGATTTCAAAGGACGAAGTAAAGGTTTTGGTTATGTAGAATTGAACTCTGCG AAAGAAGTTGACGAAGTTTTGAAAAGAGACAGAGAAAGATTAGACGATCGTCCTGTATTTATTTCACGCTGTAAAACTGCAAAAGAGAAACGCGAACAAGCATTTAAATATTCCACAACCAGAGAAcaacataaattatttgttaaaggtTTACCTTTGAAGATAACACaagaagaaatagaaaaaattttcgcaCCACATggtaaaataaaagatattcgaatggtatgctatcgaaacggtcaTTTTAAAGGTATAGCGTATGTTGAATTCGAACAAGTAGCAGATGCTTCACGGGCTTTAATTAAAACGGACAATACTGAAATTGATGGACATGTTATTAGTGTGGCTATTAGTGCTCCACCACAAAGAAATTTGAAAGATGCTGGTGATACTGGATATAAAGAACCtggtataag GAAAAGTCGAATACAAATACCGCTCGTACCCACGATCGTGCAAAAGAAAGTGGTACAAAGTTCAACGAATGATACCGAAAATAAACCAAAGTCAAATGATGATTTTCGTAAAatgttactaaaataa